A portion of the Halococcus salsus genome contains these proteins:
- a CDS encoding S26 family signal peptidase encodes MASGDGEDSWEWNDRETGSGGDGDEDGDGNEASDGGPLSRVRWFFDTDEEWVVFVREVLSSLGIVVVIGLVLFAVSGLWPPLVAIESESMTPHMQKGDLVFVMEEHRFAGGAAQDGTGVVTYRSGAAAGYTQFDEPGDVIVYQPDGDSQATPIIHRARFWVNESENWYEKANESYLGTAENCEELANCPAPHAGFVTKGDANDAYDQISTGLDPISGPVEPAWVVGTAELRIPWLGKIRLFFGQVSAAPGSAAPTGPAGNETVGAAGPAVNGTNTPTANGAAPIAAAP; translated from the coding sequence ATGGCTTCCGGAGACGGTGAGGATTCGTGGGAGTGGAACGACCGGGAGACCGGCTCCGGGGGCGACGGGGACGAGGACGGCGACGGGAACGAGGCGAGCGATGGCGGGCCGCTCTCGCGGGTTCGCTGGTTCTTCGACACCGACGAGGAGTGGGTGGTGTTCGTTCGGGAGGTGCTTTCGAGCCTCGGGATCGTCGTGGTGATCGGGCTGGTGTTGTTCGCGGTGAGCGGGCTCTGGCCGCCGCTGGTCGCCATCGAGAGCGAGAGCATGACCCCCCACATGCAGAAGGGCGACCTCGTCTTCGTCATGGAGGAACACCGGTTCGCGGGCGGGGCGGCCCAGGACGGAACCGGCGTGGTGACCTATCGGTCGGGGGCCGCCGCGGGGTACACCCAGTTCGATGAGCCCGGCGACGTCATCGTCTATCAGCCGGACGGCGACTCACAGGCGACGCCGATCATCCACCGCGCGCGCTTCTGGGTGAACGAGAGCGAGAACTGGTACGAGAAGGCCAACGAGTCCTACCTCGGGACCGCCGAGAACTGCGAGGAGCTAGCGAACTGTCCCGCCCCGCACGCCGGGTTCGTCACCAAGGGCGACGCCAACGACGCCTACGACCAGATCAGCACCGGTCTGGACCCCATCAGCGGTCCGGTCGAACCCGCCTGGGTCGTCGGCACCGCCGAACTCCGGATCCCGTGGCTCGGGAAGATCCGACTGTTCTTCGGCCAGGTGAGCGCCGCGCCGGGCAGCGCCGCACCGACCGGCCCCGCGGGGAACGAGACCGTTGGGGCGGCTGGTCCCGCGGTAAACGGAACGAACACGCCGACCGCGAACGGAGCCGCCCCGATCGCGGCAGCGCCCTGA
- a CDS encoding DNA-directed DNA polymerase II small subunit — translation MPRSSSVRVVTALASHGYNADREAVTLIAGASDPEIAIERAVDAAPDDALTLTADHARAAIDETDRAPVFEESTPPETPTIDPDNPSVSTGTPDSPDDAETHSPVETKGSTDGYGAGAAGRGANDPERRSLAVAGDITGRSTGTGTYEDFVRTFRDRYEQLSGMLRSRVNHRPASAIDAMAGGSDAAIVGMISDIRSTANGHWLVELEDTTGTFPCLIMKDRDLASVVDELLLDEVIAVEGTLAGDGGILFVDDLHFPDIPRNHRPSTADRHVRAALISDVHVGSQEFARDRWSAFADWLHTDEAAEVEYLLIAGDMVEGVGVYPNQDEELDIVDIYEQYERFSEYLKEVPGDMEILMIPGNHDAVRLAEPQPGFTEELRDIMTAHDARISGNPSMVTVEGVKILMYHGVSLDEVIAELPESKASYEEPHKPMYQLLKKRHVAPQYGGHIRISPEERDYLVMDEIPDVFHTGHVHKLGYGKYHDVLALNSGCWQEQTGFQRSVNIDPDVGYAPVVDLDTLDLTIQKF, via the coding sequence GTGCCGCGCTCGTCCTCGGTTCGGGTGGTCACCGCGCTCGCCAGCCACGGCTACAACGCCGACCGCGAGGCCGTCACCCTCATCGCGGGTGCGAGCGACCCCGAAATCGCGATCGAACGCGCCGTCGACGCCGCCCCGGACGACGCGCTCACGCTTACTGCCGACCACGCCCGGGCAGCCATCGACGAAACCGACCGCGCCCCCGTGTTCGAGGAGTCCACCCCCCCGGAAACCCCGACAATCGATCCCGACAACCCCTCTGTTTCGACTGGAACCCCCGACTCACCCGACGACGCCGAGACCCATTCTCCAGTTGAAACGAAGGGGTCGACCGACGGGTATGGGGCCGGAGCGGCCGGTAGAGGGGCGAACGACCCCGAACGACGTTCGCTCGCGGTGGCCGGCGACATCACCGGACGCTCCACCGGAACCGGAACCTACGAGGACTTCGTGCGGACCTTTCGTGACCGCTACGAGCAGCTCTCGGGGATGCTCCGTTCGCGGGTCAACCACCGACCGGCCAGCGCCATCGACGCGATGGCGGGCGGGAGCGACGCCGCGATCGTCGGGATGATCTCGGACATCCGCTCGACCGCGAACGGCCACTGGCTCGTCGAACTCGAGGACACCACCGGGACCTTCCCCTGTCTCATCATGAAGGACCGCGATCTGGCCTCCGTCGTCGACGAACTCCTCCTCGACGAGGTCATCGCCGTCGAGGGCACCCTCGCGGGCGACGGCGGCATCCTGTTCGTCGACGACCTCCACTTCCCCGACATCCCCCGAAACCACCGGCCCTCGACCGCCGACCGCCACGTCCGCGCCGCCCTCATTTCAGATGTGCACGTCGGCAGCCAGGAGTTCGCCCGCGACCGCTGGTCGGCCTTCGCCGACTGGCTCCACACCGACGAGGCGGCCGAGGTCGAGTACCTCCTGATCGCCGGCGACATGGTCGAAGGCGTCGGGGTCTACCCCAACCAGGACGAAGAGCTCGACATCGTCGACATCTACGAGCAGTACGAGCGCTTCTCGGAGTATCTGAAGGAAGTCCCGGGCGACATGGAGATCCTGATGATCCCGGGCAACCACGACGCCGTCCGGCTGGCCGAACCCCAGCCCGGCTTCACCGAGGAACTCAGGGATATCATGACCGCCCACGACGCCCGGATCTCGGGCAACCCCTCGATGGTTACCGTCGAGGGCGTGAAGATCCTGATGTACCACGGCGTGAGCCTCGACGAGGTGATCGCCGAACTCCCCGAGTCGAAAGCCAGCTACGAGGAGCCCCACAAACCGATGTACCAGCTCCTGAAGAAGCGCCACGTCGCGCCCCAGTACGGTGGTCACATCCGGATCTCCCCCGAGGAGCGGGATTACCTCGTGATGGACGAGATCCCCGACGTCTTTCACACCGGTCACGTCCACAAACTCGGCTACGGCAAGTACCACGACGTGCTCGCGCTCAACTCGGGCTGCTGGCAGGAACAGACCGGTTTCCAGCGTAGCGTCAACATCGACCCCGACGTCGGCTACGCGCCGGTCGTCGACCTCGACACCCTCGACCTCACGATCCAGAAGTTCTGA
- a CDS encoding sodium:calcium antiporter, with product MVLGGLLPSTPPVNVAVILVATGFIWFGSGWLEASAERLGSYYGLPAVVQGSVVVAVGSSFPELSSVVLTALAGSFDMGVGAIVGSAVFNILVIPALAGLTTDDDLEASRTIVYKEAQFYMVAVATVVVTFALAVIYSPVPGTELVGEITRPLAMIPLLLYGLYLFIQYQDVSDYDAEGTGETNVLRAWGKLVVGLVVILVAVEALVSGVESLSTTFSIPAFLAGVTIIAAATSLPDTLVSVRSARHGEGVTSLGNVLGSNTFDLLVAIPVGVLIVGSAPVDFAVAVPMLGVLTLATVLLFTAMRTELSLTTLESYTLLAAYVLFVGWVVAETVGLTHVIKTV from the coding sequence ATGGTACTCGGCGGACTCCTCCCGAGCACACCCCCGGTGAACGTCGCCGTGATCCTCGTTGCCACCGGGTTCATCTGGTTCGGGAGCGGCTGGCTGGAGGCGTCGGCCGAGCGACTCGGAAGCTACTACGGCCTGCCGGCAGTAGTACAAGGATCGGTAGTAGTTGCAGTGGGATCGAGCTTTCCCGAACTGTCGAGCGTGGTGCTCACCGCGCTCGCGGGCTCGTTCGACATGGGCGTCGGGGCCATCGTGGGGTCGGCGGTGTTCAACATCCTCGTGATCCCCGCGCTCGCGGGCCTCACCACCGACGACGACCTCGAAGCCAGCCGGACGATCGTCTACAAGGAGGCCCAGTTCTACATGGTCGCCGTCGCGACCGTCGTGGTGACGTTCGCGCTCGCGGTGATCTACAGCCCGGTTCCGGGGACCGAGCTCGTGGGGGAGATCACCCGCCCGCTCGCGATGATCCCCCTCCTGCTCTACGGGCTCTACCTCTTCATCCAGTATCAGGACGTCAGCGACTACGACGCCGAGGGGACGGGGGAGACGAACGTGCTCCGCGCGTGGGGGAAGCTCGTCGTCGGGCTGGTCGTGATCCTCGTCGCGGTCGAAGCGCTGGTGAGCGGGGTCGAGTCGCTGAGCACGACCTTCTCGATCCCGGCGTTCCTCGCGGGCGTGACGATCATCGCGGCGGCCACGAGTTTGCCCGACACCCTCGTGAGCGTGCGCTCGGCCCGCCACGGCGAAGGCGTCACCAGCCTCGGGAACGTGCTCGGCTCGAACACGTTCGACCTCCTCGTGGCGATCCCGGTCGGGGTGTTGATCGTCGGGAGCGCGCCCGTCGACTTCGCGGTCGCGGTGCCGATGCTGGGGGTGTTGACCCTCGCTACGGTACTCCTGTTCACCGCCATGCGAACCGAGCTCTCGCTCACCACGCTGGAGTCGTACACCCTGCTCGCTGCCTACGTGCTGTTCGTAGGGTGGGTCGTGGCCGAGACCGTCGGTCTCACGCACGTGATCAAGACCGTCTGA
- a CDS encoding aspartate kinase — protein sequence MRVVAKFGGTSLGSGSRVNRAADSVAAAVEAGHEIAVVVSAMGSTTDYLLREIQFDADEADRAEIVSMGERTSARMVKAALSARGVDATFLEPGSEHWPVVTDSRGEVDVEETTRRAQALADQLDGMVPIITGFLAEDHAGSVTTLGRGGSDTTAVMLGNYMAADEVVIVTDVEGVMTGDPRVVEGARNVAKISVDELRNLSFRGAEVIAPSALNYKTTDLTVRVVHYQHGDLLQGGTHIEGTFETLIDLQEEPLACLTVAGRAIRNSPGILAALSGALAEVDINIDAAASGLDSVTFYVYSSESAEAETVLHERVINEDALSSVTVDEEVAALRVTGGELPTQSGVVQGMIETLADERIAVHDVITSATSVAVFVDWDDREQALSVIQDTFR from the coding sequence ATGCGGGTCGTAGCCAAGTTCGGCGGCACGAGCCTCGGCAGCGGCTCGCGGGTGAACCGAGCGGCGGACTCGGTCGCCGCGGCGGTCGAGGCGGGCCACGAGATCGCGGTGGTCGTCAGCGCGATGGGCTCGACCACCGACTACCTCCTCCGGGAGATCCAGTTCGACGCCGACGAGGCCGACCGCGCCGAGATCGTGAGCATGGGCGAGCGGACCTCGGCACGGATGGTGAAGGCCGCGCTCTCGGCCCGTGGGGTCGACGCGACCTTCCTCGAACCCGGCTCGGAGCACTGGCCGGTCGTCACCGACTCGCGGGGCGAGGTCGACGTCGAGGAGACCACCCGCCGCGCCCAGGCGCTCGCCGACCAGCTCGACGGCATGGTCCCGATCATCACCGGCTTCCTCGCCGAGGACCACGCGGGCTCGGTCACCACGCTCGGCCGCGGCGGCTCGGACACGACCGCGGTGATGCTCGGCAACTACATGGCGGCCGACGAGGTCGTGATCGTCACCGACGTCGAGGGCGTGATGACCGGCGACCCCCGTGTCGTGGAGGGCGCACGCAACGTCGCGAAGATAAGCGTCGACGAACTCCGGAACCTCTCGTTCCGCGGCGCGGAGGTGATCGCGCCGAGCGCGCTCAACTACAAAACAACTGACCTCACCGTCCGTGTCGTCCACTACCAGCACGGCGACCTCCTCCAGGGCGGCACCCACATCGAGGGCACCTTCGAGACCCTGATCGACCTCCAGGAGGAGCCGCTGGCGTGTCTCACCGTCGCGGGCCGGGCGATCCGCAACAGCCCCGGGATCCTCGCGGCGCTCTCGGGCGCGCTCGCGGAGGTCGACATCAACATCGACGCGGCGGCCAGCGGGCTGGACTCGGTGACCTTCTACGTCTACTCCAGCGAGAGCGCCGAGGCCGAGACCGTCCTCCACGAGCGGGTGATCAACGAGGACGCGCTCTCCAGTGTGACCGTCGACGAGGAGGTCGCGGCGCTCCGGGTCACCGGCGGCGAGCTCCCGACCCAGTCGGGGGTCGTCCAGGGGATGATCGAGACCCTCGCGGACGAACGCATCGCGGTCCACGACGTGATCACCAGCGCCACCTCGGTCGCGGTGTTCGTCGACTGGGACGACCGCGAACAGGCGCTCTCGGTCATCCAGGACACGTTCCGCTGA
- a CDS encoding metallophosphoesterase family protein — protein sequence MNVGVISDVHGNRVALDAVFDDMPPVDGLVCAGDVVGYNPWPGACVDRVRERSIPTVMGNHDRATTTGTAFGFNSMAGAGVEYAREQLDADQMDWLGGLPDERTEFDRVKVVHGHPDDPDRYTYPDLFGPEMLGEEDVLVLGHTHVQHHEIYDEGIVMNPGSIGQPRDGDPRAAYAILDLDAMTVEERRVEYEIDAVERAVTEAGLPEAIGSRLRKGR from the coding sequence ATGAACGTCGGCGTCATCTCGGATGTCCACGGGAATCGAGTCGCGCTCGACGCGGTCTTCGACGACATGCCGCCCGTCGACGGGCTGGTGTGTGCGGGCGACGTCGTGGGCTACAACCCCTGGCCCGGCGCGTGCGTCGACCGCGTCCGCGAGCGTTCGATCCCGACCGTGATGGGCAACCACGACCGGGCGACCACGACCGGCACCGCCTTCGGCTTCAACAGCATGGCCGGCGCGGGCGTCGAGTACGCCCGCGAGCAGCTCGACGCCGATCAAATGGACTGGCTCGGGGGACTCCCGGACGAGCGCACGGAGTTCGACCGGGTGAAGGTCGTCCACGGCCACCCCGACGACCCCGACCGCTACACCTACCCTGACCTGTTCGGCCCCGAGATGCTCGGCGAGGAGGACGTGCTCGTGCTCGGGCACACCCACGTCCAACACCACGAAATCTACGACGAGGGGATCGTCATGAACCCCGGCAGCATCGGCCAGCCCCGCGACGGCGACCCGCGGGCGGCGTACGCGATCCTGGACCTCGACGCGATGACGGTCGAGGAGCGCCGCGTCGAGTACGAGATCGACGCGGTCGAGCGCGCGGTGACCGAGGCGGGCCTGCCCGAAGCCATCGGCAGCCGACTTCGGAAGGGGCGGTGA
- a CDS encoding APC family permease gives MTDGGLNLTETVSMAIGGMVGGGIFAALGVVAVTADTLAWFAFVVAGLIAACAGYSFVRLNRLAGGNAGPMTYVERFTGSTTLAGMVGWTFVIGYVGTMSLYAFAFGGYFTELVGVANVAGVPLRPLISVLVVGIFVALNTAGAHASGRSEELLVGVKVSILLVFGVAGVYYGFTNGELVTGFEHFGVGPVVAGGLAFVAFEGWELLFFDQDSIANPERTVRNAVYIAIAAATGLYVLAAVVTTDLVPLPVIQRNADTALAVAARPFFGQAGFVLVAIAALFSTASALNATLFSSARLSKRMVADDFLPNRLRGATGDEPTRLLVVLGLLTAAFVLVGSLDAITSFASLAFITIFGGMSALAFTQRESLLDTVIPGFGAVGAVAAVVSLLSHLLSTEFDTFVVVVALAVGVVAVELLYFEREPIARELREVEDSL, from the coding sequence ATGACCGACGGCGGATTGAACCTCACGGAGACGGTCTCGATGGCGATCGGGGGGATGGTCGGCGGCGGGATCTTCGCGGCGCTCGGCGTCGTCGCGGTCACCGCCGACACCCTCGCGTGGTTCGCGTTCGTGGTCGCGGGGCTGATCGCGGCGTGTGCGGGCTACTCGTTCGTCCGGCTCAACCGGCTCGCCGGCGGCAACGCCGGCCCGATGACCTACGTCGAGCGGTTCACCGGCAGCACGACGCTCGCCGGGATGGTCGGCTGGACGTTCGTCATCGGCTACGTCGGCACGATGTCGCTCTACGCCTTCGCCTTCGGTGGCTACTTCACCGAACTCGTCGGGGTCGCGAACGTCGCCGGAGTGCCGCTCCGTCCCCTGATATCGGTCCTCGTGGTCGGGATCTTCGTGGCGCTCAACACCGCCGGGGCGCACGCTTCGGGCCGCTCGGAGGAACTCCTCGTCGGCGTCAAAGTCTCGATCCTCCTCGTGTTCGGCGTCGCCGGCGTCTACTACGGCTTCACCAACGGCGAACTCGTCACCGGATTCGAGCACTTCGGGGTCGGGCCGGTCGTCGCCGGCGGCCTCGCGTTCGTCGCGTTCGAGGGCTGGGAACTCCTCTTCTTCGACCAGGACTCGATCGCGAACCCCGAGCGCACGGTTCGAAACGCGGTCTACATCGCGATCGCCGCCGCCACGGGGCTCTACGTGCTGGCCGCCGTCGTCACGACCGACCTCGTTCCCCTCCCGGTGATCCAGCGAAACGCCGACACCGCGCTCGCGGTCGCGGCCCGGCCCTTCTTCGGCCAGGCGGGCTTCGTGCTCGTCGCCATCGCGGCGCTGTTCTCGACCGCGAGCGCGCTCAACGCCACCCTGTTCAGCTCCGCGCGGCTCTCGAAACGGATGGTGGCCGACGACTTCCTCCCGAACCGACTCCGTGGCGCGACCGGCGACGAACCGACGCGCCTCCTCGTGGTGCTCGGGCTCCTCACCGCCGCCTTCGTGCTCGTCGGGAGCCTCGACGCCATCACCTCGTTCGCCTCGCTCGCGTTCATCACGATCTTCGGCGGGATGAGCGCGCTGGCGTTCACCCAGCGCGAGTCGCTCCTCGATACCGTTATCCCCGGGTTCGGGGCGGTCGGCGCGGTCGCGGCGGTGGTCTCGCTGCTCTCACACCTCCTCAGCACCGAGTTCGACACGTTCGTCGTGGTGGTCGCGCTCGCGGTCGGCGTCGTCGCCGTCGAACTCCTCTACTTCGAACGCGAACCGATCGCACGCGAACTCCGCGAGGTCGAGGACTCGCTCTGA